One region of Frankiaceae bacterium genomic DNA includes:
- a CDS encoding TadE/TadG family type IV pilus assembly protein, which translates to MRRDDRGAASAEFALVVPLFLLLVGIGAYFAWQAYAASQLERAAQRAARHAAVPTTEGAYAYRHCDVVDVVTSHLTAMSVDGAKVEVRDADATLPAVSCPSADTAGRPRGYVRVRVVHELRNPFSEVVGFMLRRPGPLTITASGEARVEDPT; encoded by the coding sequence ATGAGGCGCGACGACCGTGGCGCCGCGTCCGCGGAGTTCGCGCTCGTCGTGCCGCTGTTCCTGCTGCTCGTGGGCATCGGCGCGTACTTCGCGTGGCAGGCGTACGCCGCCTCGCAGCTCGAACGCGCCGCGCAGCGCGCCGCCCGCCACGCCGCCGTACCGACGACCGAGGGCGCGTACGCGTACCGCCACTGCGACGTCGTCGACGTCGTGACCTCGCACCTCACGGCGATGTCGGTGGACGGCGCGAAGGTCGAGGTACGCGACGCCGACGCGACGCTGCCCGCCGTCTCCTGCCCGAGTGCCGACACCGCGGGCCGCCCGCGCGGCTACGTCCGCGTCCGCGTGGTCCACGAGCTGCGCAACCCGTTCTCCGAGGTCGTCGGCTTCATGCTGCGCAGGCCAGGCCCGCTCACCATCACGGCGAGCGGTGAGGCCCGCGTCGAGGACCCGACATGA
- a CDS encoding pilus assembly protein TadG-related protein has protein sequence MTACPLVGLLREAWPTTIPRTRQVAPFASQRSHIVPGRNALSASWPGHGLSEILGHDFGGGRHVVLSRFRRADDGSVAVLAAVTFPVVLLCVALALAAMVWASSEHETQRAADAAAVRAAATAFLGTDYPYQQIPGITDPVTYPSIEAIADLAGQDAPDNLDECGTVGLPRVDPLHVDIPDLGIGLGGSVDAAVGIADALDLPVDCSPVGPYAPPPALGMADQSRNVACETAREAMARSEAPMGNKFYSGTGDAQPSCPDRIKVKLATGSPLVGFGQYAADSATGALDTQFVPQLASVRTALAAFGIRLDTSLPSLICPEISVGIDQPVREPVFDRASVPNGRATARRVVKNAVVVPVFEGQTIAAAAGGTVTASVNGAGVTVSQATGGTVTIPPQNLNALLIDAQAELLTLLEEVDAIADAAVKAADVTVDQLNGVFEGIDVLGTQPPTAPGAEPLDSLRLTKCLRDTLTQVYDPPSGDAPTAEEVLADAAETGEQVVVVQVGAVEAACTEPGAIPYVTAIPEPTLSPACIRAATAPQYNPLNGLYEVPFFDATPVLVQDIGEHNFAAVPVHASQAAGAFRAALVRDADNERYDPDVRQPKPTPVCDLTVPLPTPSTACEILEVTPSPSLPVPTPEPTLPTVEPTLPTVEPTVPTIEPTLPTIQPTLPTVSPTCLVPLLCGGG, from the coding sequence ATGACGGCGTGTCCGCTGGTCGGTCTGCTGCGCGAAGCCTGGCCGACGACGATCCCCCGGACAAGGCAGGTTGCTCCGTTCGCCAGCCAGCGTAGTCACATCGTGCCAGGCCGAAATGCTCTCTCAGCGTCATGGCCTGGTCACGGATTGTCGGAAATCCTCGGACATGACTTCGGTGGCGGGAGGCACGTGGTGTTGTCCCGGTTTCGGCGCGCGGACGACGGGTCCGTCGCTGTTCTGGCGGCGGTGACGTTCCCCGTCGTCCTGCTCTGCGTCGCGCTGGCCCTCGCCGCCATGGTCTGGGCGTCCAGCGAGCACGAGACGCAGCGGGCGGCGGACGCGGCCGCCGTGCGCGCGGCCGCGACGGCGTTCCTCGGCACCGACTACCCGTACCAGCAGATCCCCGGCATCACGGACCCGGTGACGTACCCGAGCATCGAGGCGATCGCCGACCTGGCCGGCCAGGACGCGCCGGACAACCTCGACGAGTGCGGCACCGTCGGCCTGCCGCGCGTCGACCCGCTGCACGTGGACATCCCCGACCTCGGGATCGGCCTCGGTGGCTCCGTCGACGCCGCGGTCGGGATCGCCGACGCGCTCGACCTGCCCGTCGACTGCTCGCCCGTCGGCCCGTACGCCCCTCCGCCCGCGCTCGGCATGGCCGACCAGAGCCGCAACGTCGCCTGCGAGACCGCCCGCGAGGCCATGGCGCGCAGCGAGGCGCCGATGGGCAACAAGTTCTACAGCGGCACCGGCGACGCGCAGCCGTCGTGCCCCGACCGCATCAAGGTCAAGCTCGCCACCGGCAGCCCGCTCGTCGGCTTCGGGCAGTACGCCGCCGACTCCGCCACGGGCGCGCTCGACACGCAGTTCGTGCCGCAGCTGGCGTCGGTGCGGACGGCGCTGGCGGCGTTCGGCATCCGCCTCGACACGTCCCTGCCGAGCCTCATCTGCCCGGAGATCAGCGTCGGGATCGACCAGCCGGTACGCGAGCCGGTGTTCGACCGCGCGTCCGTCCCCAACGGCCGCGCCACCGCCCGCCGCGTCGTCAAGAACGCCGTCGTCGTGCCGGTGTTCGAGGGCCAGACCATCGCCGCTGCGGCCGGCGGCACCGTCACCGCCTCGGTCAACGGCGCCGGCGTCACCGTGTCCCAGGCGACCGGCGGCACCGTGACGATCCCGCCGCAGAACCTCAACGCGCTGCTCATCGACGCGCAGGCGGAGCTGCTGACGCTGCTCGAAGAGGTCGACGCGATCGCCGACGCCGCCGTCAAGGCCGCCGACGTCACCGTCGACCAGCTCAACGGCGTCTTCGAGGGCATCGACGTCCTCGGCACCCAGCCGCCGACCGCGCCGGGTGCCGAGCCGCTGGACAGCCTGCGCCTCACCAAGTGCCTGCGCGACACGCTGACCCAGGTGTACGACCCGCCGTCCGGCGACGCGCCGACCGCCGAGGAGGTCCTCGCCGACGCCGCCGAGACCGGCGAGCAGGTCGTCGTCGTCCAGGTCGGCGCCGTCGAGGCGGCGTGCACCGAGCCGGGCGCCATCCCGTACGTCACCGCCATCCCCGAGCCGACGCTGAGCCCGGCCTGCATCCGCGCCGCGACCGCGCCGCAGTACAACCCGCTCAACGGCCTGTACGAGGTGCCGTTCTTCGACGCGACGCCGGTGCTCGTGCAGGACATCGGCGAGCACAACTTCGCGGCGGTGCCGGTGCACGCGTCGCAGGCGGCGGGCGCGTTCCGCGCGGCTCTGGTGCGTGACGCGGACAACGAGCGGTACGACCCCGACGTCCGCCAGCCGAAGCCGACGCCGGTGTGCGACCTCACGGTCCCGCTCCCGACGCCGTCGACCGCCTGCGAGATCCTCGAGGTCACGCCGAGCCCGTCGCTGCCGGTCCCGACGCCCGAGCCGACGCTGCCCACCGTCGAGCCGACGTTGCCGACCGTCGAGCCGACGGTGCCCACGATCGAGCCGACGCTGCCGACCATCCAGCCGACGCTGCCCACGGTCTCGCCGACATGTCTCGTACCGCTCCTCTGCGGGGGTGGCTGA
- a CDS encoding tryptophan 2,3-dioxygenase family protein — translation MEERERRFGEEGGLLSYGSYLRVDDLLAQQVLASDPPAHDELLFITIHQVYELWFKQLLHELSHARDGMLAGETYVPRHALQRTHVIERVLVEQVAVLETMTPQDFLAFRSLLAPASGFQSVQFREIEFLSGRRDAALVSRLQLSDEERERLDRRLTEPSLWDAYCVLLSKRGLAVGFEDERRESLLAVARDRESYGDLWDVAEALVTHDELVGQWRSRHVDMVERQIGIKSGTGGSTGAPYLRSRIGVRFFPELWELRSYL, via the coding sequence GTGGAGGAGCGCGAGCGCAGGTTCGGCGAAGAGGGCGGGCTGCTGTCGTACGGCAGCTACCTGAGGGTCGACGACCTCCTCGCGCAGCAGGTCCTCGCCAGCGACCCCCCGGCGCACGACGAGCTGCTGTTCATCACGATCCACCAGGTGTACGAGCTGTGGTTCAAGCAGCTCCTGCACGAGCTGTCCCACGCCCGCGACGGCATGCTGGCCGGGGAGACGTACGTCCCCCGCCACGCCCTCCAGCGCACCCACGTCATCGAACGCGTGCTCGTCGAGCAGGTCGCGGTCCTGGAGACGATGACGCCGCAGGACTTCCTCGCGTTCCGGTCGCTGCTCGCGCCGGCGAGCGGCTTCCAGTCGGTGCAGTTCAGGGAGATCGAGTTCCTGTCCGGGCGCCGCGACGCGGCTCTCGTGTCACGCCTCCAGCTGTCCGACGAGGAGCGCGAGCGCCTCGACCGGCGGCTCACCGAGCCGTCGCTGTGGGACGCGTACTGCGTCCTGCTGTCCAAGCGCGGGCTTGCCGTCGGCTTCGAGGACGAGCGGCGCGAGTCGCTGCTCGCGGTCGCGCGGGACAGGGAGTCGTACGGCGACCTCTGGGACGTCGCCGAGGCACTGGTGACGCACGACGAGCTCGTCGGGCAGTGGCGTTCACGGCACGTCGACATGGTCGAACGCCAGATCGGCATCAAGTCGGGGACCGGCGGCTCGACCGGCGCGCCGTACCTCCGGTCGCGCATCGGCGTGCGGTTCTTCCCCGAGCTGTGGGAATTGCGCTCCTATCTCTGA
- a CDS encoding FG-GAP-like repeat-containing protein codes for MTTVRAALAVAVAVLGTTLAGVGSAAPVPAYRKALAGDFDGDGRTDLFRPGAGGAHELLMFAQPDGSFAVEEVPLVGTFTHLVGDYDGDGRDDVFHFSVTGPDAIWFGGADRGMTRVSVSASTDATPVVGDYDGNGRADVYWASPGGGRDAVWYGEATRRFTSHAVSGGTGVPVAGDYDGDTRTDLLWVGRERIWYATGSRGVFSSVTADAPAGRTPYVGDFDGDRTDDVFWYAANRTDYVDYGTVARVSHRVPFSASGSFRVAVGDYDGDLVDDLLLSGSGDRVWYGSRAMTFSSVVVSTKAVSRPVAGDFDADGRADVFWPDTGRVWRGGVQREFASSSARTVPNRVPALTRTTYRPYGYVAHAMGPIDGHVYTNSREAFEASHAAGFRLFEVDLVMLRDGNVIAAHDRVEHWLGLKKHFRDATLAEVRNRKWMGKYRLLTGDDLIALLAKHRDVYFILDTKWSHAEIVTWMMRRAIDPHVARRMLPHVEGERDLAAMRRHYPVQNYVLALYRTQSRGKFDDPEVLAFVRKHGTPAVMMWLNLRDRSKSLAANAPGRQRYTPEFDAALRRAGAVTFVHSTPDPDRMGEFEARGVGVYSDGAFGPIVPPVAPTPDLGLLPDDPYFPEGT; via the coding sequence GTGACCACCGTCCGCGCCGCCCTCGCCGTCGCGGTGGCCGTGCTGGGCACGACGCTGGCCGGTGTCGGCTCGGCCGCGCCTGTTCCCGCCTACCGCAAGGCGCTGGCGGGCGACTTCGACGGCGACGGGCGTACGGACCTGTTCCGGCCCGGCGCCGGGGGCGCGCACGAGCTGCTGATGTTCGCGCAGCCGGACGGGTCGTTCGCGGTCGAGGAGGTCCCTCTCGTCGGGACGTTCACGCACCTCGTCGGCGACTACGACGGCGACGGCCGTGACGACGTCTTCCACTTCAGCGTGACCGGCCCCGACGCGATCTGGTTCGGCGGCGCCGACCGCGGCATGACGCGCGTCTCCGTGTCCGCCTCGACCGACGCGACACCGGTCGTCGGCGACTACGACGGCAACGGCCGCGCCGACGTTTACTGGGCCTCGCCCGGCGGCGGCCGCGACGCGGTCTGGTACGGCGAGGCGACCCGCCGCTTCACCTCCCACGCGGTCAGCGGGGGGACCGGCGTGCCCGTGGCCGGCGACTACGACGGCGACACGCGGACCGACCTGCTCTGGGTGGGCCGCGAGCGGATCTGGTACGCCACCGGCTCCCGCGGCGTCTTCTCGTCCGTGACGGCCGACGCGCCGGCGGGGCGGACGCCGTACGTCGGCGACTTCGACGGCGACCGTACCGACGACGTCTTCTGGTACGCCGCCAACCGCACCGACTACGTCGACTACGGCACCGTCGCGCGGGTGTCCCACAGAGTGCCGTTCTCGGCCAGCGGGTCGTTCCGCGTGGCGGTCGGCGACTACGACGGCGACCTCGTCGACGACCTGCTGCTCAGCGGCTCCGGCGACCGCGTCTGGTACGGCAGTCGCGCGATGACGTTCTCGTCGGTGGTCGTGTCGACCAAGGCCGTGTCACGGCCCGTCGCGGGCGACTTCGACGCCGACGGGCGCGCGGACGTGTTCTGGCCGGACACCGGGCGGGTCTGGCGGGGCGGCGTACAGCGGGAGTTCGCGTCGTCGTCGGCGCGCACCGTCCCCAACCGCGTGCCGGCGCTGACGCGGACGACGTACCGGCCGTACGGCTACGTCGCCCACGCCATGGGCCCCATCGACGGGCACGTCTACACGAACTCCCGGGAGGCGTTCGAGGCCAGCCACGCGGCGGGCTTCCGGCTCTTCGAGGTCGACCTCGTCATGCTGCGCGACGGCAACGTCATCGCCGCCCACGACCGCGTCGAGCACTGGCTCGGGCTGAAGAAGCACTTCCGCGACGCGACGCTGGCCGAGGTCAGGAACCGCAAGTGGATGGGCAAGTACCGGCTGCTCACAGGCGACGACCTGATCGCGCTGCTCGCGAAGCACCGGGACGTGTACTTCATCCTCGACACCAAGTGGTCGCACGCCGAGATCGTCACGTGGATGATGCGCCGCGCGATCGACCCGCACGTGGCGCGGCGGATGCTGCCGCACGTCGAGGGCGAGCGCGACCTCGCCGCGATGCGCAGGCACTACCCCGTGCAGAACTACGTCCTCGCGCTGTACCGCACGCAGTCGCGCGGGAAGTTCGACGACCCCGAGGTGCTGGCGTTCGTCCGCAAGCACGGGACCCCGGCCGTGATGATGTGGCTCAACCTCCGCGACCGTTCGAAGTCCCTGGCGGCCAACGCTCCTGGCCGGCAGCGGTACACGCCGGAGTTCGACGCGGCGCTGCGGCGGGCGGGGGCGGTGACGTTCGTGCACAGCACGCCGGACCCCGACCGGATGGGCGAGTTCGAGGCGCGGGGCGTGGGCGTGTACTCCGACGGCGCGTTCGGCCCGATCGTGCCGCCGGTCGCGCCGACGCCGGACCTCGGCCTGCTGCCCGACGATCCCTACTTCCCGGAAGGCACCTAG
- the pruA gene encoding L-glutamate gamma-semialdehyde dehydrogenase, producing the protein MDAVTSVPVPANEPVRQYAPGSAERARLEAKLKELASEPVELTQTIAGRQQLGGGEPIDTVQPHRHAHVLGTMRNATSGDVSEAVDAAKDAHHDWSRMSYDDRAAIFLKAADLLAGPWRDTLNAATMLGQSKTAIQAEIDAACELIDFLRFNVAFGRQILADQPQSSPGVWNRLEYRPLEGFVLAITPFNFTAIAANIPAAPALMGNTVVWKPSPTQQLAAHLTMRLFEEAGLPPGVINLVTGDGTAVSEVALPHRDLAGIHFTGSTATFQHLWRSVGERIAGYRSYPRLVGETGGKDFVVAHASADPAALRTALIRGAFEYQGQKCSAASRAYIPRSLWDVIGDDLVAEAESLTQGDVGDFSNFMGAVIDRRAFDRLKGVIDRAKDDSGLTLLAGGTYDDSEGYFIRPTIFRSDDREHEIFTTEYFGPLLGVNVFDDGDYDAVLRQAADIAPYALTGSIFANDRQAVVEAMDVLRYSAGNFYVNDKPTGAVVGQQPFGGARASGTNDKAGSYLNLVRWVSPRTIKETFVPPTDYRYPHMG; encoded by the coding sequence ATGGACGCCGTCACCTCCGTGCCCGTCCCGGCCAACGAGCCGGTCCGCCAGTACGCCCCCGGCAGCGCCGAGCGCGCCCGCCTGGAGGCCAAGCTCAAGGAGCTCGCCAGCGAGCCCGTCGAGCTGACGCAGACGATCGCCGGGCGGCAGCAGCTCGGTGGCGGCGAGCCGATCGACACCGTGCAGCCGCACCGGCACGCGCACGTGCTCGGCACGATGCGCAACGCCACCTCCGGCGACGTCAGCGAGGCGGTCGACGCCGCGAAGGACGCGCACCACGACTGGTCGCGGATGTCGTACGACGACCGCGCCGCGATCTTCCTCAAGGCCGCCGACCTGCTCGCGGGCCCGTGGCGCGACACCCTCAACGCCGCCACGATGCTCGGCCAGTCGAAGACCGCGATCCAGGCCGAGATCGACGCCGCCTGCGAGCTCATCGACTTCCTGCGGTTCAACGTCGCGTTCGGCCGGCAGATCCTCGCCGACCAGCCGCAGTCCTCGCCGGGCGTGTGGAACCGCCTCGAGTACCGGCCACTGGAGGGCTTCGTCCTCGCGATCACGCCGTTCAACTTCACGGCCATCGCCGCCAACATCCCCGCCGCGCCCGCTTTGATGGGCAACACCGTCGTCTGGAAGCCGAGCCCGACGCAGCAGCTCGCCGCGCACCTGACGATGCGGCTGTTCGAGGAGGCCGGGCTGCCCCCCGGCGTCATCAACCTCGTCACCGGCGACGGCACCGCGGTCTCCGAGGTCGCGCTGCCGCACCGCGACCTCGCGGGCATCCACTTCACAGGGTCCACCGCCACGTTCCAGCACCTGTGGCGCTCGGTCGGCGAGCGGATCGCCGGCTACCGCTCGTACCCGCGCCTCGTCGGCGAGACCGGCGGCAAGGACTTCGTCGTCGCGCACGCCTCCGCCGACCCGGCCGCGCTGCGTACGGCGCTGATCCGCGGCGCGTTCGAGTACCAGGGGCAGAAGTGCTCGGCCGCGAGCCGCGCCTACATCCCGCGCTCCCTCTGGGACGTCATCGGCGACGACCTCGTCGCCGAGGCCGAGAGCCTGACCCAGGGCGACGTCGGCGACTTCTCGAACTTCATGGGCGCGGTCATCGACCGGCGCGCGTTCGACAGGCTCAAGGGCGTCATCGACCGCGCCAAGGACGACAGCGGCCTCACGCTGCTGGCCGGCGGGACGTACGACGACAGCGAGGGCTACTTCATCCGCCCGACGATCTTCCGCTCCGACGACCGCGAGCACGAGATCTTCACGACGGAGTACTTCGGCCCGCTGCTCGGCGTCAACGTCTTCGACGACGGCGACTACGACGCGGTGCTCCGGCAGGCGGCCGACATCGCGCCGTACGCCCTCACCGGATCGATCTTCGCCAACGACCGGCAGGCCGTCGTCGAGGCGATGGACGTGCTCCGCTACTCGGCGGGCAACTTCTACGTCAACGACAAGCCGACCGGTGCCGTCGTGGGCCAGCAGCCGTTCGGCGGGGCGCGCGCCAGCGGCACCAACGACAAGGCGGGCTCGTACCTCAACCTCGTCCGCTGGGTCAGCCCGCGGACGATCAAGGAGACGTTCGTGCCGCCGACGGACTACCGCTACCCGCACATGGGGTGA
- the rho gene encoding transcription termination factor Rho, translated as MLLPELQQVATGLGISAGKMKKAELVAAIQAAQGGGGAPRSNGHAVAERPAAERSAETVQERAPEAPRITVDTSDRPAEQRTERTEARTDAPRTEGAEGGEQPRQDGQREPRHRDRQRGERQRDGQHRDGQQQGERQNNQGDGQQNQQNQQNQQGQQRDRQQGDSQQQGQQRQRDRQQQGGGQQGGGQNDDEWGSAGGRRRGRFRERGRNRNRQGGPGQGFVNEADPVIREDDVLVPVAGILDILDSYAFVRTSGYLPGPNDVYVSLSQVRRHGLRKGDAITGAVRQPAEGERREKFNAMVRLDTVNGTEPEQARQRVEFNKLTPLYPQERLRLENDPTQLTTRIIDLIAPIGKGQRGLIVSPPKAGKTMVLQAIANAITRNNPEVHLMVVLVDERPEEVTDMQRSVKGEVIASTFDRPAEDHTTVAELSIERAKRLVELGHDVVVLLDSITRLGRAYNLAAPASGRILSGGVDSTALYPPKRFFGAARNIEHGGSLTILATALVETGSRMDEVIFEEFKGTGNMELKLDRKLADKRIFPAVDVDASGTRKEELLMSREELAITWKLRRVLHALEMGQALELLTEKMKQTKSNVEFLMQIQKTTVGPGED; from the coding sequence ATGCTGCTGCCCGAGCTGCAGCAGGTCGCCACCGGCCTCGGCATCAGCGCAGGCAAGATGAAGAAGGCCGAGCTGGTCGCCGCGATCCAGGCCGCCCAGGGCGGCGGCGGAGCGCCGCGCAGCAACGGCCACGCCGTCGCCGAGCGCCCCGCTGCCGAGCGTTCCGCCGAGACCGTTCAGGAGCGCGCGCCCGAGGCGCCGCGCATCACTGTCGACACGAGCGACCGGCCGGCCGAGCAGCGTACGGAGCGGACCGAGGCCCGTACCGACGCCCCCCGTACGGAGGGTGCCGAGGGCGGCGAGCAGCCGCGCCAGGACGGCCAGCGCGAGCCCCGGCACCGCGACCGCCAGCGCGGCGAGCGCCAGCGGGACGGCCAGCATCGTGACGGGCAGCAGCAGGGCGAGCGCCAGAACAACCAGGGCGACGGCCAGCAGAACCAGCAGAACCAGCAGAACCAGCAGGGCCAGCAGCGCGACCGCCAGCAGGGCGACAGCCAGCAGCAGGGCCAGCAGCGCCAGCGCGACCGCCAGCAGCAGGGCGGCGGTCAGCAGGGCGGCGGCCAGAACGACGACGAGTGGGGCAGCGCCGGCGGCCGCCGGCGTGGCCGGTTCCGCGAGCGCGGCCGTAACCGCAACCGCCAGGGCGGCCCCGGCCAGGGCTTCGTCAACGAGGCCGACCCGGTCATCCGCGAGGACGACGTCCTCGTGCCCGTCGCGGGCATCCTCGACATCCTCGACAGCTACGCGTTCGTCCGGACCAGCGGCTACCTGCCCGGGCCCAACGACGTCTACGTCTCGCTGTCGCAGGTACGCCGCCACGGCCTCCGCAAGGGCGACGCCATCACGGGCGCCGTACGCCAGCCGGCGGAGGGGGAGCGGCGCGAGAAGTTCAACGCGATGGTCCGCCTCGACACCGTCAACGGCACCGAGCCGGAGCAGGCGCGGCAGCGCGTCGAGTTCAACAAGCTGACGCCGCTGTACCCGCAGGAGCGGCTGCGCCTGGAGAACGACCCCACGCAGCTGACGACGCGGATCATCGACCTCATCGCGCCGATCGGCAAGGGCCAGCGCGGCCTCATCGTGTCGCCGCCGAAGGCCGGCAAGACGATGGTGCTGCAGGCCATCGCCAACGCCATCACGCGCAACAACCCCGAGGTCCACCTCATGGTCGTGCTCGTCGACGAGCGTCCTGAGGAGGTCACCGACATGCAGCGGTCGGTGAAGGGCGAGGTCATCGCCTCGACCTTCGACCGTCCGGCCGAGGACCACACGACCGTGGCCGAGCTGTCGATCGAGCGGGCCAAGCGCCTCGTCGAGCTCGGCCACGACGTCGTCGTGCTGCTCGACTCGATCACCCGGCTCGGGCGCGCGTACAACCTCGCCGCCCCCGCCTCCGGCCGCATCCTCTCGGGTGGTGTCGACTCGACCGCGCTCTACCCGCCGAAGCGGTTCTTCGGCGCCGCGCGCAACATCGAGCACGGCGGCTCCCTGACGATCCTCGCCACCGCCCTCGTCGAGACGGGCTCGCGGATGGACGAGGTCATCTTCGAGGAGTTCAAGGGCACCGGGAACATGGAGCTCAAGCTCGACCGCAAGCTCGCGGACAAGCGGATCTTCCCGGCCGTCGACGTCGACGCGTCGGGCACCCGCAAGGAAGAGCTGCTCATGTCCCGCGAGGAGCTCGCCATCACCTGGAAGCTCCGCCGCGTGCTCCACGCGCTGGAGATGGGCCAGGCGCTCGAGCTGCTCACCGAGAAGATGAAGCAGACCAAGAGCAACGTCGAGTTCCTCATGCAGATCCAGAAGACGACGGTCGGCCCCGGCGAGGACTAG